Below is a genomic region from Coriobacteriia bacterium.
ATGATGAAGTTGGGCTGCGTCATCGACGGGTTCACCAGCGGGTAGATCTGCCGCACGTCACCGTACTTGGCCTTGAGTTCCTCGATGGGGCCGCTGTCGAGCGCGCGCAGCGGACAGGCACTCACGCACACGGGTGTCTTGCCCGCATCCAGGCGCTCCCAGCACGCCTCGCATTTGACGGCATGACCGCTCTCGTGGTCGATTTGCGGCGAGTTGTATGGGCAGGCCATGACGCAGTAGCCGCATCCCATGCACTTGGTGGTGTCCACCTTGACGATGCCGTCCTTGGGATCCTTGTGCATGGCGGTCGTGGGGCAGACGTCCACGCAAGCCGGGTTATCGCAGTGCTGGCAGCCGATGGAGAGGTGGTAGAGGAAGTTGTCCGTCTCGTAGGCGCCGTTCTGCTCGCCCTTCCATTGCCCGCCCTCGACGTCGTACACCTTGCGTCGCGCGATGTCGAGCGGGGAGTCGTAGTAGTCCTTGCACGCCATCACACAGGTCTTGCATCCCGTGCAGCGCGTGTTGTCGTAGAAGAATCCGTATTGAGCCATGATTCACCTCTAAACTTTCCGCACTTCGGCGATGATTGAATTGCTGGGTCCGTTGCCGTGGGCGAGGGGCGAGGGCGTGTAGGTGGTGAGCGTGTTGATGCACCCGCCGGTATCGAGCTTGTCGCCCTCCATGTTGGCCTCGTGCCAGAAGCCCTGGGGCATGGCGATGACGCTCGGGACGATGCGCGACGTGACATGCGCCTCGACCTGCACCTCGCCGGCCGGGCTCTTGACGCGCACCATGTCGCCATCGTTGATCTTGCGTGGCTCGGCGTCGATGGGATTGATCCACAGGCGATGGCGGTTGTAGTCGCGCAGCACCTCGAGCGCGCCGAACGAGGAATGGGTGCGCGCCTTGTCATGCCAGCCGGACATGTAGAGCGGATACTCGCTCGTGACCGCGCCATAGCCTTCCACGCCCGGGTCGAAGATGGGAATGGGGGAGATGACCTGCCCTTCCGACAGCTCGCGCTCGCTCGCGATCTTCTCGAGCACCTCGGAGTAGATCTCTATCTTGCCCGAGGGCGTCTTCCAGGGATTACCCACTGGGTCGGTGACGTTCTTCTCGAAGGCGATGGCCGTGGGCAGCTCGCGCTTCCACACGCCCTGCTCGAGGATCTGGTCCCAAGAGGGCATCTCGGGATCTTCGGCCGCTCCCTCCTCGTAGATGGAGCGGATCCATTCGTCCTGGGTCTTTCCGGCCGTGAACTTGTCCTTCACGCCAAAGCGATCGGCGATTTCGGCGTGCACGTCGTAGATGGGGCGGCACTCGAAGGGAGGCTCCTGTGCCGGGCCGCCGACGGTGACGCCCCAGTAGTACTCGGAGTAGCCATTGGTCGACATGTTGAGCTGCTCGGCGCGCATGGCGTCGGGAAGCAGTATGTCGGCGTACTTGGCCGAGTCCGTCATGAAGGTGTCGCACACGACGATGAACTCACACTTCTTCTCGTCGGAGAGCGTCTCGAAGACGCGGTTGACGTCACCGTGCTGGTTGGTGATGCAGTTGCCGGCGTAGTTCCAGAGGAACTTGATGCCGTTCTTGGGTGCCTCGATCTTGGCGGCCGCGGCGGCTGCCTCGGGGTCCTGCGCGCCCATGAAGAGCGCGAGCTCGTCGGCTGCGTCGAGTTCCTTTTGGAAGTCCGAGCCTTCGGCGATGCACTTGAGCCACGAATAGCACGATATCTTGGCGTTGACCATGTTCTCGGGTACGCCATTGGGGTCGTCGTCGGAAGACGGGATGGACCCGACGGGTGCTCCCGGCGGCTCGGCCTCGCGCATGCCGGAGTTCGTGCCCTCGCGGCCGAGGTTGCCGGTGAGCAGCGCGAGCATGCACACCGCGCGCGTGGCCGACTCGCCATTGCTGTGACGTTGCAGTCCCCAGCCCTGCACGACGTAGACGCTATTGGCCTCGTGGAGCTTGCGGGCGAGCTCGCGGATGGTCTTGGCGGGGACGAGCGTGATCTGCGCGGCCCACTCGGGCGTCTTCTCGACCTTGTCGTAGCCGGTGCCCATGATGTAGTCGTAGTACGACTTGTTCTGACCCTTGGCCGACGCGGGCATGGTCTCCTCGTCGTAGCCCTGGCAATATCTGTGCAGGAAGTCGAGGTTGACCCAGCCCTTCTCGATGAGCTCGTGGGCAACGCCGGCGACGAGCGCCGCATCCGTGCCCGTGCGAATGGGCAACCATTCCTCGGGATGACCAGCGGCCGTCTCGTTGTAGCGGTAGTCAATGTGAATGATCTCGGGGCCTTCCTCGCGCACGCGCGCGTAGTCCCAGACCACGTTGGCACCGCCCATGCGATTGTCCGCCGGCGAGTTGCCGAACATCAAGACGAGGTCGGCCTTGCCGGCTTGGTCAACCGACGAGGCGCTCACGTTCTCATAGGGCGAGACGCCCACGCCGTACATGAAGGGCATCACGTACTGGTGCATGCCGGTCGAGTAGTCGCCGTACATGGGGAGGTAGCCACCCAGGCAGTTCATCAGGCGCTCGGTGGTGCGTCCCGTCGCCGAATACATGCCGGTGGCGTAGTTGATGTAGATCGAGTCGTTGCCGTAGGTCTCGATCGTGTACTTGAGCTTGTCCGCGATCGTGTCGATGGCCTCGTCCCAGCTGATGCGCTCGAACTTGCCCGTTCCACGCGGTCCCGTGCGCTTCATCGGGTATTGCAGACGATCGGGGTGGTTGATCCACTGGCGCATCGCACGTCCGCGCAGGCAGGCGCGGGCCTGGAAGTCATCGTTTCCCGTATCGTCGGTGAGCATGTAGGCGATCTTGCCATCCTTTACATGCCATTGGAAGATGCACCTTCCTCCGCAGTTCACGTTGCATTGACTCCAGACGATCTTGTCTTCGGCTGCGGCTTGCGCTGGTTCTACCTCACCGAACAGGTTATCTGCCGTGGAAACGGCACCGCCTGCCGCGGCGAGCACGGCGAGTGCGCCGCCGGCCTTGACGAAGCTTCGTCTCGAAAGCTCTGGGCTCTTCATTGTCATTCCAGCTCCTCTCTCGCAAACTTCGCGTACGCTCGTGCGTGTAATCCCGTCCTCACCCCTCTCGAGCCAATTCTTGTCAATAAAAGTTTTGGCGAACGGTCGAAATTTAGTGGTTTTCGGTTATGCGCTTATTATTCTGAGTTAGACTGTATAAGTCAATACGTTTCGCATTTGATTGGCGGACAAATCACCAGTACATGTCCGATAGCGATGCGAGGCAAATCGGCGGGCTTGTGACAAGGAGGCAGCCATGGATATCAAGATCAAGCGCGTCTACGAGAAACCCGAGGCAGGCGATGGCTATCGCGTGCTCGTCGACAAGCTCTGGCCGCGTGGCATACGTAAGGCCGACCTGCCATATGACTACTGGGCCAAGGAGCTCACGCCCTCGACGGCGGCGCGCAAGGCCTTCGGGCACAAGGCCGAGAACTTCGATGCCTTCAAGGAGCGCTACCTTGGCGAGCTCAATGCAAGCGATGCCGCGCACGCATGTGCGCAGCAGCTCAAGAAGGATGCGGCCAAGGCGGGCGGCACCATCACGCTGCTCTACGCGGCGCGCGACCCCAAGATCAACCACGCGGTCATTCTCAAGGGATGGCTCGAGGAGCAGATGAAATGAGAAAGGCGGAGTTTTGATATGAATGACGCGAAGGATAAGACACGGACGGGCCCCGAACTGCCCGAGGCAGCCCCCGGGTTCGAGAACTTCGGGCACGTTGGCCTGCACGGAGCGCGTAACACGCGTGACCTGGGCGGGTTGTCGACGTCCGATGGAAGGACCGTTGCCCACGGCAGGCTCATCCGCTCCGGTGACCTGCACAAGTGCACGGACGAGGACATCGAGTTGCTGCGCGATGGGCATGACCTTGCGCGCGTCGTGGACTTTCGCACGGCAAAGGAGCGCGAGGGCGCCCCCGATCCGCAAGACCGCATGCCGGGAATTGGCTTCATCGACCTGCCGGTCTTTTCCGAGGCTGCCGTCGGCATCACGCATGAAGGCGGCATCGCAGGCGATATCGCGGCGCTCAAACGCTTCAGCGGCAACGCCCACGAGACCATCCGCGGTTTGTACGTCACCTGCCTACTTGGCGAGGACGGCAAGCGGGCCTACCGGGAGTTCTTCGAAACGCTTCTGTCGGCCGAGGGCGGTGCGACGCTGTGGCACTGCACCGAGGGCAAGGATCGCGCGGGACTCGCGAGCGTTCTCGTCGAGTACGCGCTCGACGTCCCGATGCCCTACATCCGCGCTGACTATCTCGCGTCCAACCTGTTCGTGCGCGACGCGGCCGAGGAGATCCTCGATGCGCTTGCCGGGCATGGTCTGCTCGAGCACGTCGACTTGGACATCGATTCCATCTTCTACGCAAGCATGGATTACCTGAACGCGGCCCTCGAGGCCGTCGAGCAAGAATGCGGCGGCATGGATGCCTACCTCGCGGCGGTCCTCGGCGTGGGGGAGCGCGAGCGCGAACGACTCAGGGAGCTTTATCTGCAGTAGACACGTGCCGTCATGCTGGCGGCACTTCAACGATCGAGAGGATGATTGTCATGTTTGTTATCGGAGCGCACCTATCGAAGCGCGAGGGCTATCTCTCCATGGCGATGGAGGCGGATGGCCTGGGCGCGAACACCTTCCAGTACTTCTCGCGCAATCCGCGCGGCAGCAGTGTCAAGCCCGTCGATGAGGCGGACGTGAAGGCATATCGCGAGTACGCGAAAGAACACGGCATCGTGAGCCCGCTCGCCTACGCGCCCTATGACATCGAGCCCGCCTCGGGCAAGGTCGAGCAGCGTGACTTCGCCCTGGCGGTCATGGCCGAGGACATGGCACGTCTCGACGAGATTCCCGGCCAGAACTACCTCGTGCGCCCCGGTAGCGCGCTCGATGAGTCCAAGATGCAGGGCCTTGCCAAGTTCGCCGCCGCCATCAACGCCACCGTGCATCCCAGCCAGCAGGGCAAGTTGCTCATCTGCATGCTTGCGGGCGAGGGGCACCAGCTGTGCAGTAGCTTCGAGGAAGTCGCGCAGGTCATCGAGCAGGTCGACCTCAAGAATCGCGTGGGCGTGCTCATCGATGCCGCCGCGCTCTGGGGTGCCGGCTACGACATCGTAGGTGACCTCGATGGCGTGCTCGACGAGTTCGACCGCGTAGTCGGCCTGGACAAGCTATGCGCCGTGCATCTCAACGACAGCAAGGAGGTGCGTGGCTCGCACGTTGACCGTCACGCCCGCATCGGCGAGGGCACGATCGGCTTCGATGCCCTGGCGGCCATGACCAACAATCCGCGTCTGGCTGACTTGCCGTTCTACATCGAGGAGCCGCACTCGACGCTCGCGGAGTATCGCGAGGACATCGAGCGCTTCAAGCAGGCACGCAGGGCGTAGAAAGGGCGCGTAGGACGACCTGCCTGATCAGGTCAACCTGGGCCGGCGAGTCGTTGAGGCAGGGCACGTAGACGAACGAGTCTTCCGTCCGCCCTGCGTCAGCTTCGAACCAGGCGCTGCGCAACGCGTCCTGGATGTCATGGGTCGTCTCGAGGCAGTCGACGGAGAAGTTGGGTGCGATCACGAAGAGGCGCCGTGCATCGGCAAGCGTACCCAGGACCTCCCTCGTGAAAGGCCCCAGCCATGTGCGGCTCTTGTCAAAGCGGCATTGGTAGCCCACGCGCCAGGCGTTTTCGGGAAGCCCCAGGGCATCGGCAACGTTTCGTGCCGTTTGCCGCGTCTGCTCGTCGTACGTGTCGCCGGCGCGAATGTCGGTCATTGGAATCGAGTGAAACGCGAAGAGCAGACGGTCTCCCGCATCGGCGTCGAATCCCGATTGGAAAACGGAGTCTGCGATCGCGGCGACGTAGGCTGGCTCGTCATGGTAGCTCTCCACGAAGCGTAGCGCCGGCATCCAGTCGAGATCCTCGATCGCCTGGTCGGCCTTGTCTTTTACCGCCATGGTTGTCGAGAAGGCGCTTTGGGGATACAGCGGGATGACGATGACCTCGTCGCAGCCATGCTCCCTGCAATCGGCCAGGGTATCTTCGACGAAGGGCGCCGAGTAGCACATGGCATGGCGTATGAGAGCGATGTCGTCATCGTGCGCGCATGCTCGCCCGAGTTTCTGCGCGAGCGACCTCATTCCCGCATCCAACGGTGCGCCCTCGTCGGTCCATATCGTTGCGTACTTGGCAGCCGAGACCGGGGCGCGCTTGGGGATGATGAAGCGATTCAGGATGAGACGCCACAGACGCGGGTTCATGGGACATATGCGCGGGTCGGAGAGAAACGCACGTAGGTATTCGGCCACCGCCTCACTGGTTGGTGCGGCGGGACTGCCCGTATTCACGATGATGATGCCGGTCTTGCTCATGGTTCGCCTTGCTCGTCGGAAGAGGTCCCTTGCGAGCCCAAGTCTAGCACTCGTCACGATGTGACAGGGGTCTGACCCTGTCACATATGACCCCTGTCACATACTTGTCATTTCGAGCGAAGCGAACGCAGTGAGCGGAGTCGAGAAATCTCGTTTGCTCATCCTCACACGAGCGTGTCATCGCGCAGGGCCGTGACGAGGTCGCATTGGTTCACGCGATGCGCGCCTATCAAGTACGCTCCAAAAACGATTGCGAAAATGACGAGTGCGTATATGCCCACTGCGGCATAGGGGTAGGCCGCCGCATATGTGGAAATATCCAGGCGCCCCGCAATTACCATGGCGATGGAGAGCACGGCGGCTGGAATGAGTGCGATGAGCAGCGGGCGAATCACCGTCAGCAGACCTTCGACGCAGAGCATGCGGTAAATACCGCCTGGCGTCATGCCGATGGAACGATAGCGGGCGAACTCACGTTTGCGCTGGCTCACGAATCCCACTGCCTGCGTGACGACGGCAGCGATGCCGATGAGCGCCAGGATGGCGCAGAAGGCACCGACGACAAGCGCGTAACCGTTCCAGATAGCATCGTTCTGAGCCATCGTCTGGGCAACGTAGGTCGGATCATCGCCGTAATCGCGATAGAAATGCAGCTCGTTCACCACCTTCGAGACGGTCATGAATGACAAGAACACGATGAAGATGACAAACGAAAGGCCCAATGCGATGGAGGTGGAGCGGAGTAGAGACCGTCGCAGGCGTATCGCGCCGGCTGCAAGCTCGCCTTCGATACCGAAGAGGCGTGCGCAGATACCGCGTCGCACCTGTTTGTCCAGCTGGTCTTCGGGAAGTCCCCGAACCGCCTGGAGAGGAGATATCTTCGCCATCTTGCGCGCTGGCAGTCCTGCGGATACGAGTACGGTGAGAAGGACGAGGGCAACGATGGCGAGAAGGAGGAGCGGGTCGAAGTGAAATGCAATCGCCATGTCTCGCTCGATGCCGATGGACTGGGCGTATTGCCTCACGAGCGTGATGAAGCCGGCAGTCACACCAATGCCGAGGACTATTCCCACGGCACCGGGGATTATGCTGAGCATAAGTGATTCGCGTATGAGCACCCCGCGTATCTGGCGGGGTGTCGCGCCGACGGTGGATAGGATGCCCAGCTGGTGAACGCGTGTCTGCATCGACGCGGCAAACGCGTTGCGAATGATGAGCACCAGCGCGATGCAGCCAAGAAGTGTCGTGCCTAGGTATATCGAAGCGGTGGCGGCAAGTTCGCCCGTGATGCGCGCGTGCCAATCGGCGCCCTGTATCTGGGCCTGCAATGCTGCATCAATCCAGAAGTTGTACAGCGTCGTTGTCAACAACGTGAGCAGGAAGCTGCTGATGATGACCGTGACGGCAATCGTAATGCTCGATGTCTTGTTACCGCGGATGAAATCCGTCGTCAGGTTGTTCCTCATGGCGATCACCTGCGCTCATCTGCGATGATGCGACCATCTTCGATTGTGATGATGCGATCAGCTTCGAGTGCCACTTCGTCATCATGCGTAATGACGAGCGTCGTCTGGTGGAACTGCCGGTTTGCCATCTTGAGAAGGTCGACCGTCTCGCGCGAGCTTCGCTTGTCGAGGTTACCCGTGGGCTCGTCGGCGAGCAGGAGCGCTGGCCGGTAGACGAGCGAGCGGGCAATCGCCACGCGCTGCTGTTGACCACCTGATAATTCGACGGGCATGGCATCGAGTAGCTTGCCTATGCCGAGTGTGCCGACGATGCCCTCGAATAGCATCGGGTCGGGTTCACGCCGGTCAAGCAGTATGGGCATGATGATGTTCTTGCGCACGTTCACCGTCGGGATCAGGTTGAAGAACTGGTAGATCAACCCGACCTTGCGGCGGCGGAAGATGGCCGATTGCGTTGCATTCAGCGTCGCGACATCCGTCCCATCGACGGCCACGACACCGGCAGTGGGCGTGTCTATGCCGCCGATCATGTGCAGTAAGGTGGACTTGCCCGATCCCGATGCGCCCATGATGGCGACGAATTCCCCCGCATCCACGGACAGGCTGATACCGCGCAGGGCATGGACAGCCTGAGGACCTTTTCCGTACGTCTTCTCGACATCGATGCATTCGACGATCGGCATATCGTAACCTCCACTTTGCCACGAAGCTCTTACTTGGGTCTAACTTACGAATGCAAAGTGACAATGGGGTGACGATAGATTCTGATTTCGAACAGCGCTCCGCCGGCGGGGAGGTTCTCCGCAGCGATGGTTCCGTTTTGCGCCTCGATAAGCTGGCGGGCGAAGGAAAGCCCGAGACCGGTCGCGCCAGCGACGCTTCCGCGTCCCTGGTAGAAGCGATCGAAGAGATGGGCAAGGTCATCGGAAGAGAAACCGGGTCCTTCGTCGGAAATGCGCAGTTCGGTGTAGAGGGGGTTATCGGCATAGGATGCGTGCACGGTGGAGTGTGCCGGTGCATGCTCGACGCAGTTCTTGAGGATGTTGGAGATCGCCTCGCACATCCAGTGGAAGTCCGCGCGCAGGCTCACGGTACCGCCCTCCTCGACGTCTATCGCGACCTGCCTATGACATGCGAGCTTGTCGATGTCGTCGGCTGCCGTTTCCAGGAGTGAGTATGCATCGCAATCGTCGATATCGAGCACGAGCGCGCCCGAATCGATCCGCGCCATCATGAGAAGGTCATCCTGTAGCTGCATGAGTCTCTTGAGTTGGCGTCGAATGACATCCGCCTGCTCGCCGTCGGGCAGATCATCCGCGGCAAGTGACATGGTGACGATGGGGGTCTTTATCTGATGTGCGATGTTGGCGAGGTTCTCGGCGAAGGCTTCCTTGTCCTCAGTCGCGCGTCGGCGGGCATACTCGAGCGCTGTCACGGTCTTGACTATCTCGTCTTGCAGCTGCGATATCTCATCCTCACCGGATGTTTCGAGTATGGGCGCCTGGCCTGCGACCGCACGTTCCAGATAGACGGAGAGATTGCGGATGCGGCCTTCCTGACGCTGCCTGGAACGGAATGCCTGGCGGGCCACGAGCACCGCGCCGATGATGGTGCCGAGGACGAGGGCGATTATCATGTTCATGGCAGCTCCTCCATGCGGTACCCGAAGCTACGTACGGTCTTGATGCAGTTGGAGGCTCCTAGCTTCGCGCGCAGACGCTTTACCGTGACGGTGAGCGTGTTGTCGTACACGGCGTTTTCATCGGTATCCCAGATCCTCTGGACGATCTGGCTGCGCGTCAGGATGCGCCCCTTGTTCTCGAGGAAGAGTTGCAATAATCGATATTCTGTCGGCGTGAGGTCGAGGGCATCGTCGCCAAGGAACGCGCAGGCGGCGTCGACATCGATGCGTACGTTGCCACAGCTCAAAACGGTGCGTGACGGCGATGAACGGCGTAGCAGGGCGCGGATGCGCGACACGAGGACGCTCGCGTCGAACGGTTTGGTCACGTAGTCATCAGCGCCGCTCTCGAGCCCTTCGACGATATCGTGCGGCTCATCGCGCACGGTAACCATGAGGATGGGAAGTTCGGGATCGATATTCCTTGCTCTGCGGCAGAGGGAGATGCCGTCTGCATCAGGTAGATTCCAATCGAGCATGAGCAAATCCGGTAGAGTCTGTGCGAGCGCCAATCGCGCGCTCGTAGCGTCGGGGAGCGTGCGCACGTCGAAGCCGACTTCGCAAAGCAATCGCGTCGTTGCTTGCGCGAGGTCCGTGTCGTCTTCCACGTACCAGATGCGAGCTTGTTGCTGTGTTCTCCCGTGTGTCATGCGATTCATTCTATTCGAAATATGGCATGTAAAGAAATTGCCTAAGTGCGAGGTTGTCGTTGGCGAGATGCACGTTTTTTTCGATTATGTGAGGTCTACGGTGGCCTGCTGCACGTTTTTTGCGATTATGTGAGACACGAGGCTGCCTGCTGTACTTTTTTGCGATTATGTGAGACCGATTCCTCGTCTAGTCTCACATTATCGAAAAAAAATGCGCATGAAGTGCCCTTCCAGGTTCAGGAGGTCTCACATTTACGCAAAAAATTTGCATCGCGAGCCGTGCAGAGCGCCTCAGTCCCCAAGCCGTACCGTGTAGACCGGCTCGTAGATTGCGCCATCGCCTGTCAGCGTACTCTTGAAGAGCGTGAGCTCATCGGCATGTGCCGGAGCGGGGAAGGGCAGGGCCGGTAGCGTGCCTGAGTCAAGTGCGGCACGCCGGGCGATGGTGAGGTGCGGGACGAAGGGCTTGGAATCATAATTCACGCCAGCATCATCGAGACCCTCGCGCACGAAGGCGGCAAGCTCCATGAGCTTCGGGTCCTGCGTGAAGCCGAGCCACAGGGTCGCATCGTTCGCGCGTCCGAACTTGCCCAGCCCATCGGGTGGCAGCTCGACGGGGTCGAAGCGACTCGCCGCCTCGTCGAGCACGGTCATGGCCTCGGCAAGGTCACGCTCGCTCACATCCCCCAGAAAGGCGATCGTCACGTGATAGTTTTCACGGGGTACGAAGCGGCCCCTTACGGACGTCTTGAGCTGGCGTGCCAGGGCGACGACGTCCTCCCGCAGAGCCTGTGGAATGTCCAGGGCGATGAAGGCGCGCATGGCTATTCTCTGCGGGCCTTGGCTAGATCGCGTCCCTCTTTGCCCGTCATCTGCTCGATTCGCACGAGGATGATCGAGCAGCGCGGACCGCTTTTGGCGATGTCATCTTCAACGAGGTTCTCGAAGCCAGCGCAATACTTTTCTCCGAGTGCATGCAGGGCGTCGAGCCTGATGTGCGGGTCATCTTCTACCCATGCCCTGCCAAAGGCAATGACGCTCTGGAAGTAGTCGGTTATCCTCTCGGGAACGATGCGACTTTGCCCCACGACGGTGAAGCTGACCTTGGCAACGCGCGCAATCGCATCGATCTTGTGACCCTGCTGAGCGCTGTGCATGCAGATGAGCGGCAGCTCCTCGCCGTTGTCGAGCAGCGCGTAGTTCATGGGCACTGCATACGGGTAGCCGTCGGCACCATGCACGGCGAGCGTGCCAAACTGGCCGTCGCGCAGCATCGCGAGGCACTCGTCGTGCGGAATGTGCTGCAGCTTGCGTCTCATCTCGGGCATGCTCATGGTGTTTTCTCCGTGTCGTTGACTGCCCAGCAGTATGGCGCATCTATCCGGTGCTGTCATGAGAAATGTA
It encodes:
- the dmsB gene encoding dimethylsulfoxide reductase, chain B, which encodes MAQYGFFYDNTRCTGCKTCVMACKDYYDSPLDIARRKVYDVEGGQWKGEQNGAYETDNFLYHLSIGCQHCDNPACVDVCPTTAMHKDPKDGIVKVDTTKCMGCGYCVMACPYNSPQIDHESGHAVKCEACWERLDAGKTPVCVSACPLRALDSGPIEELKAKYGDVRQIYPLVNPSMTQPNFIIKPSPASELPYVESGYVSNPEEV
- a CDS encoding dimethyl sulfoxide reductase subunit A, translated to MTMKSPELSRRSFVKAGGALAVLAAAGGAVSTADNLFGEVEPAQAAAEDKIVWSQCNVNCGGRCIFQWHVKDGKIAYMLTDDTGNDDFQARACLRGRAMRQWINHPDRLQYPMKRTGPRGTGKFERISWDEAIDTIADKLKYTIETYGNDSIYINYATGMYSATGRTTERLMNCLGGYLPMYGDYSTGMHQYVMPFMYGVGVSPYENVSASSVDQAGKADLVLMFGNSPADNRMGGANVVWDYARVREEGPEIIHIDYRYNETAAGHPEEWLPIRTGTDAALVAGVAHELIEKGWVNLDFLHRYCQGYDEETMPASAKGQNKSYYDYIMGTGYDKVEKTPEWAAQITLVPAKTIRELARKLHEANSVYVVQGWGLQRHSNGESATRAVCMLALLTGNLGREGTNSGMREAEPPGAPVGSIPSSDDDPNGVPENMVNAKISCYSWLKCIAEGSDFQKELDAADELALFMGAQDPEAAAAAAKIEAPKNGIKFLWNYAGNCITNQHGDVNRVFETLSDEKKCEFIVVCDTFMTDSAKYADILLPDAMRAEQLNMSTNGYSEYYWGVTVGGPAQEPPFECRPIYDVHAEIADRFGVKDKFTAGKTQDEWIRSIYEEGAAEDPEMPSWDQILEQGVWKRELPTAIAFEKNVTDPVGNPWKTPSGKIEIYSEVLEKIASERELSEGQVISPIPIFDPGVEGYGAVTSEYPLYMSGWHDKARTHSSFGALEVLRDYNRHRLWINPIDAEPRKINDGDMVRVKSPAGEVQVEAHVTSRIVPSVIAMPQGFWHEANMEGDKLDTGGCINTLTTYTPSPLAHGNGPSNSIIAEVRKV
- a CDS encoding DUF488 domain-containing protein, producing the protein MDIKIKRVYEKPEAGDGYRVLVDKLWPRGIRKADLPYDYWAKELTPSTAARKAFGHKAENFDAFKERYLGELNASDAAHACAQQLKKDAAKAGGTITLLYAARDPKINHAVILKGWLEEQMK
- a CDS encoding protein-tyrosine-phosphatase, whose protein sequence is MNDAKDKTRTGPELPEAAPGFENFGHVGLHGARNTRDLGGLSTSDGRTVAHGRLIRSGDLHKCTDEDIELLRDGHDLARVVDFRTAKEREGAPDPQDRMPGIGFIDLPVFSEAAVGITHEGGIAGDIAALKRFSGNAHETIRGLYVTCLLGEDGKRAYREFFETLLSAEGGATLWHCTEGKDRAGLASVLVEYALDVPMPYIRADYLASNLFVRDAAEEILDALAGHGLLEHVDLDIDSIFYASMDYLNAALEAVEQECGGMDAYLAAVLGVGERERERLRELYLQ
- a CDS encoding endonuclease IV, whose product is MFVIGAHLSKREGYLSMAMEADGLGANTFQYFSRNPRGSSVKPVDEADVKAYREYAKEHGIVSPLAYAPYDIEPASGKVEQRDFALAVMAEDMARLDEIPGQNYLVRPGSALDESKMQGLAKFAAAINATVHPSQQGKLLICMLAGEGHQLCSSFEEVAQVIEQVDLKNRVGVLIDAAALWGAGYDIVGDLDGVLDEFDRVVGLDKLCAVHLNDSKEVRGSHVDRHARIGEGTIGFDALAAMTNNPRLADLPFYIEEPHSTLAEYREDIERFKQARRA
- the hemH gene encoding ferrochelatase, with the translated sequence MSKTGIIIVNTGSPAAPTSEAVAEYLRAFLSDPRICPMNPRLWRLILNRFIIPKRAPVSAAKYATIWTDEGAPLDAGMRSLAQKLGRACAHDDDIALIRHAMCYSAPFVEDTLADCREHGCDEVIVIPLYPQSAFSTTMAVKDKADQAIEDLDWMPALRFVESYHDEPAYVAAIADSVFQSGFDADAGDRLLFAFHSIPMTDIRAGDTYDEQTRQTARNVADALGLPENAWRVGYQCRFDKSRTWLGPFTREVLGTLADARRLFVIAPNFSVDCLETTHDIQDALRSAWFEADAGRTEDSFVYVPCLNDSPAQVDLIRQVVLRALSTPCVPA
- a CDS encoding peptide ABC transporter ATP-binding protein, with amino-acid sequence MPIVECIDVEKTYGKGPQAVHALRGISLSVDAGEFVAIMGASGSGKSTLLHMIGGIDTPTAGVVAVDGTDVATLNATQSAIFRRRKVGLIYQFFNLIPTVNVRKNIIMPILLDRREPDPMLFEGIVGTLGIGKLLDAMPVELSGGQQQRVAIARSLVYRPALLLADEPTGNLDKRSSRETVDLLKMANRQFHQTTLVITHDDEVALEADRIITIEDGRIIADERR
- a CDS encoding sensor histidine kinase, with the translated sequence MNMIIALVLGTIIGAVLVARQAFRSRQRQEGRIRNLSVYLERAVAGQAPILETSGEDEISQLQDEIVKTVTALEYARRRATEDKEAFAENLANIAHQIKTPIVTMSLAADDLPDGEQADVIRRQLKRLMQLQDDLLMMARIDSGALVLDIDDCDAYSLLETAADDIDKLACHRQVAIDVEEGGTVSLRADFHWMCEAISNILKNCVEHAPAHSTVHASYADNPLYTELRISDEGPGFSSDDLAHLFDRFYQGRGSVAGATGLGLSFARQLIEAQNGTIAAENLPAGGALFEIRIYRHPIVTLHS
- a CDS encoding DNA-binding response regulator — encoded protein: MNRMTHGRTQQQARIWYVEDDTDLAQATTRLLCEVGFDVRTLPDATSARLALAQTLPDLLMLDWNLPDADGISLCRRARNIDPELPILMVTVRDEPHDIVEGLESGADDYVTKPFDASVLVSRIRALLRRSSPSRTVLSCGNVRIDVDAACAFLGDDALDLTPTEYRLLQLFLENKGRILTRSQIVQRIWDTDENAVYDNTLTVTVKRLRAKLGASNCIKTVRSFGYRMEELP
- the thpR gene encoding RNA 2',3'-cyclic phosphodiesterase; translation: MRAFIALDIPQALREDVVALARQLKTSVRGRFVPRENYHVTIAFLGDVSERDLAEAMTVLDEAASRFDPVELPPDGLGKFGRANDATLWLGFTQDPKLMELAAFVREGLDDAGVNYDSKPFVPHLTIARRAALDSGTLPALPFPAPAHADELTLFKSTLTGDGAIYEPVYTVRLGD
- a CDS encoding 5-nitroimidazole antibiotic resistance protein, which encodes MTAPDRCAILLGSQRHGENTMSMPEMRRKLQHIPHDECLAMLRDGQFGTLAVHGADGYPYAVPMNYALLDNGEELPLICMHSAQQGHKIDAIARVAKVSFTVVGQSRIVPERITDYFQSVIAFGRAWVEDDPHIRLDALHALGEKYCAGFENLVEDDIAKSGPRCSIILVRIEQMTGKEGRDLAKARRE